The following DNA comes from Frankia casuarinae.
GCGGCAGCAGGTCATCCAGCTGCTGTCCGGTTACCAGGGCAAGGGCGAGACCGCCACGTCCGGCGCGCCCGCCGAGGGGACCCCGTCCACCTCCCTGGTGCTCGACCAGTTCGGCCGCAACCTCACCGCGGCGGCGCGCGAGTCCAAGCTCGACCCGGTCATCGGGCGCGAGAAGGAGATCGAGCGCGTCATGCAGGTGCTGTCGCGCCGCACCAAGAACAACCCCGTCCTCATCGGCGAGCCCGGCGTCGGCAAGACCGCCGTGGTCGAGGGGCTGGCGCAGGCGATCATCAAGGGCGAGGTGCCCGAGACCCTGAAGGACAAGCAGCTCTACACCCTCGACCTCGGCGCTCTGGTCGCCGGTTCCCGCTACCGCGGTGACTTCGAGGAGCGGCTGAAGAAGGTCCTCAAGGAGATCCGGACCCGCGGCGACATCATCCTGTTCATCGACGAGCTGCACACGTTGGTCGGCGCGGGCGCGGCCGAGGGTGCCATCGACGCGGCGTCGATCCTCAAGCCCATGCTCGCCCGGGGTGAGTTGCAGACCATCGGCGCGACCACGCTCGACGAGTACCGCAAGCACCTGGAGAAGGACGCCGCTCTTGAGCGGCGGTTCCAGCCGATCCAGGTCGCGGAGCCGTCGGTGGCGCACACGATCGAGATCCTCAAGGGGCTGCGGGACCGGTACGAGGCGCATCACCGCGTCTCGATCACCGATGCCGCCCTGGTGGCGGCGGCCTCCCTGGCCGACCGTTACATCTCCGACCGGTTCCTGCCGGACAAGGCGATCGACCTGATCGACGAGGCGGGTTCGCGGATGCGCATCCGTCGGATGACCGCCCCGCCGGACCTGCGCGAGTTCGACGAGCGCATCGCCGCCGTCCGCCGGGACAAGGAGTCCGCGATCGACGCGCAGGACTTCGAGAAGGCTGCGTCCCTGCGGGACAAGGAGAAGACCCTCCTCTCCGAGAAGGCCAAGCGGGAGAAGGAGTGGAAGGCCGGCGACATGGACGTCGTCGCCGAGGTGGGCGACGAGGAGATCGCCGAGGTGCTCGCGATCTGGACGGGCATCCCGGTCTTCAAGCTCACCGAGGAGGAGACCGCGCGCCTCCTGCGCATGGAGGACGAGCTGCACAAGCGCGTCATCGGCCAGCAGCAGGCCATCAAGGCCGTCTCCCAGGCGATCCGGCGCACCCGCGCCGGGCTGAAGGACCCGAAGCGCCCCGGCGGCTCGTTCATCTTCGCCGGCCCGTCCGGTGTCGGTAAGACCGAGCTGTCCAAGACGCTCGCCGAGTTCCTCTTCGGCGACGAGGACGCGCTCATCCAGCTCGACATGTCCGAGTACATGGAGAAGCACACCGTCTCGCGGCTGGTGGGTTCCCCGCCCGGCTACGTCGGCTACGAGGAGGGCGGCCAGCTCACCGAACGGGTCCGGCGCAAGCCGTTCTCGGTGGTCCTGTTCGACGAGGTCGAGAAGGCCCACCCCGACGTCTTCAACACGCTGCTGCAGATCCTGGAGGATGGTCGCCTGACCGACTCCCAGGGCCGGCTGGTCGACTTCAAGAACACCGTCCTGATCATGACGTCGAACCTGGGCACCCGGGACATCTCCAAGGGCCCCGGCATCGGCTTCGCCACCGGCCAAGGCGCCGTCGACTACGAGCGGATGAAGGCGAAGGTCCAGGACGAGCTCAAGCAGCACTTCCGGCCCGAGTTCCTCAACCGGATCGACGACATCATCGTCTTCCACCAGCTGTCCGAGGCCGAAATCATCCAGATCGTCGATCTCATGCTGGCCCGGGTGGACGCCCAGCTCAAGAACAAGGACATGGCTCTCGAGTTGACGTCGGCCGCCAAGGCGCTTCTGGCGAAGAAGGGGTACGACCCGGTGCTGGGTGCCCGGCCACTGCGCCGGACGATCCAGCGGGAGATCGAGGACGTCCTGTCCGAGAAGATCCTCTACGGCACGCTCAAGCCGGGCGAGATCGTCGTCGGGGATGTCGAAGGCGACGGTGACGAGGCGAAGTTCGTCTTCCGCGGCGAGGCGAAGCCGAACCAGGTGCCCGATGCCCCGCCGGTCGATCTGGCCAAGTCCAGCGAGTAGGCGGTCGGGAATTCCGTGCCGCCTCCCGGGAGGCGGCCAGTCCGGTGACCCGGCGAGGGCCGGACGCGATGGCC
Coding sequences within:
- a CDS encoding ATP-dependent Clp protease ATP-binding subunit; protein product: MFERFTDRARRVVVLAQEEARMLNHNYIGTEHILLGLIHEGEGVAAKALESLGISLEGVRSQVEEIIGQGQQAPSGHIPFTPRAKKVLELSLREALQLGHNYIGTEHILLGLIREGEGVAAQVLVKLGADLNRVRQQVIQLLSGYQGKGETATSGAPAEGTPSTSLVLDQFGRNLTAAARESKLDPVIGREKEIERVMQVLSRRTKNNPVLIGEPGVGKTAVVEGLAQAIIKGEVPETLKDKQLYTLDLGALVAGSRYRGDFEERLKKVLKEIRTRGDIILFIDELHTLVGAGAAEGAIDAASILKPMLARGELQTIGATTLDEYRKHLEKDAALERRFQPIQVAEPSVAHTIEILKGLRDRYEAHHRVSITDAALVAAASLADRYISDRFLPDKAIDLIDEAGSRMRIRRMTAPPDLREFDERIAAVRRDKESAIDAQDFEKAASLRDKEKTLLSEKAKREKEWKAGDMDVVAEVGDEEIAEVLAIWTGIPVFKLTEEETARLLRMEDELHKRVIGQQQAIKAVSQAIRRTRAGLKDPKRPGGSFIFAGPSGVGKTELSKTLAEFLFGDEDALIQLDMSEYMEKHTVSRLVGSPPGYVGYEEGGQLTERVRRKPFSVVLFDEVEKAHPDVFNTLLQILEDGRLTDSQGRLVDFKNTVLIMTSNLGTRDISKGPGIGFATGQGAVDYERMKAKVQDELKQHFRPEFLNRIDDIIVFHQLSEAEIIQIVDLMLARVDAQLKNKDMALELTSAAKALLAKKGYDPVLGARPLRRTIQREIEDVLSEKILYGTLKPGEIVVGDVEGDGDEAKFVFRGEAKPNQVPDAPPVDLAKSSE